A genomic segment from Propioniciclava sp. MC1595 encodes:
- a CDS encoding restriction endonuclease subunit S, translating into MRSAALADVGVRVLDCDHRTPLAQLSGHPYIAIPDIQDGRVTWGTTRRISDEDLVEWTRRTRPQRGDVIVTRRGRVGDTAALLDDRPCAIGQNLVILRSDGRAVHPGYLRWVTRSPAWHSEVARLLNVGAVFSSLNVSDMSKIRLPFPRLGDQRAIAEVLGALDDKIDANSDLSRTLNDLAAEYFSQSVQAAGEGPTYGNVADVFGGGTPSTKTDDYWGGEIRWATPTDVTALQAPYLEDTSRHLTSAGLAACASELHPAGSILMTSRATIGAFALAGGPTAVNQGFIVVRPKDSQLDMWLFHEMQSRVSDYLAVANGATFLELSRGRFKTMPVRWAPEDVMRQFGAIARPLHERARAAMHESRSLATLRDTLLPELMSGRLTVKDAEHAVEEAL; encoded by the coding sequence ATGAGGAGTGCCGCTTTGGCCGATGTGGGTGTGCGCGTGCTGGATTGTGATCACCGAACTCCGCTAGCCCAACTCAGCGGGCACCCGTACATCGCGATCCCAGACATCCAGGACGGTCGAGTCACCTGGGGGACGACGAGACGCATCAGCGATGAAGACCTTGTCGAGTGGACTCGACGAACGCGGCCCCAGAGAGGTGATGTGATCGTGACGCGGCGAGGACGCGTCGGGGACACGGCGGCGCTACTGGATGATCGCCCGTGCGCTATCGGGCAGAACTTGGTAATCCTGCGGTCAGACGGGAGAGCCGTTCACCCGGGGTACCTGAGGTGGGTTACGAGGAGTCCCGCGTGGCACTCAGAAGTGGCTCGGCTGCTCAATGTGGGTGCCGTCTTCTCCAGCCTCAACGTGTCAGACATGTCTAAGATCCGCTTGCCGTTCCCACGTCTGGGTGACCAGCGGGCGATCGCCGAGGTTCTCGGCGCGCTGGACGACAAGATCGACGCGAACAGCGACCTTTCCCGGACCCTGAACGACCTCGCGGCCGAGTATTTCAGCCAGTCAGTGCAGGCAGCTGGTGAGGGGCCGACCTATGGGAACGTGGCGGACGTCTTCGGCGGTGGGACGCCGAGCACGAAGACCGATGACTACTGGGGCGGCGAAATCCGTTGGGCGACCCCGACCGATGTCACGGCCTTGCAGGCGCCCTATCTGGAAGACACATCCCGCCATCTTACGAGTGCAGGTTTGGCTGCGTGTGCCTCGGAGCTTCACCCCGCTGGATCGATTCTCATGACGTCGCGGGCGACCATCGGTGCCTTCGCCCTCGCGGGAGGCCCGACCGCCGTGAATCAAGGCTTCATCGTCGTCCGCCCCAAGGACTCGCAGCTCGACATGTGGTTGTTTCACGAGATGCAATCGCGCGTGTCCGATTACCTGGCGGTCGCGAATGGGGCCACATTCCTTGAGCTGAGCCGCGGCCGATTCAAGACGATGCCAGTTCGCTGGGCGCCGGAGGACGTGATGCGCCAGTTCGGAGCGATCGCCCGGCCACTGCACGAGCGAGCCCGGGCCGCGATGCACGAGTCTCGATCGCTGGCCACACTGCGGGACACGCTGCTCCCAGAGTTGATGTCTGGACGGCTCACCGTCAAGGACGCCGAGCATGCGGTCGAGGAGGCGCTGTGA
- a CDS encoding class I SAM-dependent DNA methyltransferase has protein sequence MTLLPNALPRRGRPKKAAEPQTPTSAKELKDTLWKAADKLRGSMDASQYKDVILGLVFLKYVSDAFDERRELIAAELGGQGYNEEQIEALVGDIDEYTSAGVFWIPSDAHWASLARNAKAGDIGVRVNHAMDLVMDANPALKATLPRIFNSSSVDQRRLGELIDLFNNARFTGQGATKARDLLGEVYEYFLEKFAAAEGKRGGEFYTPASVVRVLVEVLEPLSGRVYDPCCGSGGMFVQTEKFVEAHGRHPQDVHVYGQELNERTWRMAKMNLAIHGIGADLGPVWGDTFARDLHAGLKADFVLANPPFNIKDWARNERDGRWRYGVPPANNANYAWLQHILSHLAPGGSAGVVLANGSMSSNSGGEGAIRAEIVDADLVSCMVALPTQLFRSTGIPVCLWFFAMDKSAGKQGNVDRRGEVLFIDARELGHMVDRANRAFTDEDIAKIADTYHAWRGRVSAQEKGTEYADVPGFCRSATLAEIKDAGYALTPGRYVGAAEVEVDPAEMAARIASLTADLLAQLDESERLAQVVREQLGRVR, from the coding sequence ATGACCCTGTTGCCCAACGCCCTGCCGCGCCGGGGGCGTCCGAAGAAGGCTGCCGAGCCGCAGACACCCACGTCGGCCAAGGAGTTGAAGGACACGTTGTGGAAGGCGGCCGACAAGCTGCGCGGCTCCATGGACGCCTCGCAGTACAAGGACGTCATTCTCGGCCTGGTCTTCCTCAAGTACGTCTCGGACGCCTTTGACGAGCGCCGGGAGCTGATCGCTGCCGAGCTCGGCGGGCAGGGGTACAACGAGGAGCAGATCGAGGCCTTGGTGGGCGACATCGACGAGTACACCTCTGCTGGGGTTTTCTGGATCCCGTCTGACGCGCACTGGGCGTCCTTGGCGCGCAACGCCAAGGCCGGTGACATCGGGGTGCGGGTCAACCACGCAATGGATCTGGTCATGGACGCAAACCCAGCGCTCAAAGCGACGCTGCCACGCATCTTCAACTCCAGCAGCGTGGATCAACGCCGCCTTGGTGAACTGATCGACCTGTTCAACAACGCGCGCTTCACCGGTCAGGGCGCCACGAAGGCGCGCGACCTGCTGGGCGAGGTGTACGAGTACTTCCTGGAGAAGTTCGCGGCGGCCGAGGGCAAGCGCGGCGGCGAGTTCTACACCCCCGCCTCGGTGGTGCGGGTGCTGGTCGAGGTGCTGGAGCCCTTGTCGGGCAGGGTGTACGACCCCTGCTGTGGGTCGGGCGGCATGTTCGTGCAGACCGAGAAGTTCGTCGAGGCGCACGGACGCCACCCCCAAGACGTCCACGTGTACGGACAGGAGCTCAACGAGCGCACCTGGCGGATGGCGAAGATGAACCTGGCGATTCACGGCATCGGAGCCGACCTGGGGCCCGTGTGGGGCGACACGTTCGCGCGCGACCTGCACGCCGGGCTGAAGGCTGACTTCGTGCTAGCGAACCCGCCGTTCAACATCAAGGACTGGGCGCGCAACGAGCGGGACGGCCGCTGGCGCTACGGCGTCCCGCCTGCGAACAACGCCAACTACGCGTGGCTGCAGCACATCCTCTCGCACCTCGCGCCGGGAGGCTCGGCCGGGGTCGTGCTGGCCAACGGGTCGATGTCGTCGAACTCGGGCGGCGAGGGGGCAATCCGCGCTGAGATCGTGGACGCCGACCTCGTGAGCTGCATGGTGGCCCTGCCGACGCAGTTGTTCCGATCGACGGGAATTCCGGTGTGCCTGTGGTTCTTCGCCATGGACAAATCGGCCGGCAAGCAGGGGAACGTCGACCGCCGCGGCGAGGTGCTGTTCATCGACGCCCGCGAACTGGGCCACATGGTCGACCGTGCGAACAGAGCATTCACTGACGAGGACATCGCGAAGATCGCCGACACGTACCACGCCTGGCGGGGGAGAGTGTCGGCTCAGGAGAAGGGGACGGAGTACGCCGACGTGCCCGGGTTCTGCCGCTCGGCAACCCTGGCCGAGATCAAGGACGCCGGGTACGCCCTCACGCCCGGCCGCTATGTGGGCGCCGCTGAAGTCGAGGTGGACCCGGCCGAGATGGCCGCCAGGATCGCGTCGTTGACCGCTGACTTGCTGGCTCAGCTCGACGAGTCAGAGCGACTCGCGCAGGTCGTCCGGGAACAGTTGGGGCGGGTGCGATGA
- a CDS encoding Fis family transcriptional regulator, protein MTSITRPRARFEATGPSLQIEALTITDDAVLRECRHWATGERGPAADADALAGADLTSFVMQAMTIGATALTTAGTTQTSYSVENLIADAEKRSTAASELATQQTAKAVETASKTLTQATADTAKQVAESLEKVTAEVTREIGRLVGGEDPELMRRLQPLLDTTMQTMKEATLKDTAGLLDKVARQFNPADPASPMAVQMRTLTEAQEKQAEVFTAEQKALMGKVDELTAAIRIKQAHDHVVASTALKGVTYEESTHAALSSLAAGLGDEYHETGTITGLKTRSKKGDGVLSLQGGDTRVVIEMTDSARPRWTDYLREAEENRGALASLGLAKSTDQLGGQTLLVLGPRRLVLAYDPESDDTQLLRCALLLLRQAAEAAASRVDSGEIATADEALAEALTKLEQLDRIRKNAGLIRRGADAIETDATTLQTELLRLLSKARSVLAGVPLDAGAPAA, encoded by the coding sequence ATGACCAGCATCACCCGCCCCCGAGCCCGCTTCGAGGCGACCGGGCCCAGCCTCCAGATCGAGGCGCTCACCATCACGGACGACGCCGTGCTGCGCGAGTGCCGGCACTGGGCGACGGGCGAACGCGGCCCCGCCGCGGACGCCGACGCCCTGGCCGGTGCCGACCTCACCAGCTTCGTGATGCAGGCGATGACCATCGGCGCGACCGCACTCACGACCGCCGGCACCACCCAAACGTCCTACTCGGTCGAGAACCTCATTGCGGACGCCGAGAAGCGCTCCACCGCTGCCTCGGAACTCGCCACGCAGCAGACCGCGAAGGCCGTGGAGACGGCGTCCAAGACGCTCACCCAGGCGACCGCCGACACGGCCAAGCAGGTGGCCGAGTCACTGGAGAAGGTTACTGCGGAGGTCACCCGCGAGATCGGTCGTCTGGTCGGGGGCGAGGACCCTGAGCTGATGCGCCGTCTTCAGCCCCTGCTCGACACGACCATGCAGACGATGAAGGAGGCCACGCTGAAGGACACCGCCGGCCTGCTCGACAAGGTCGCCCGCCAGTTCAACCCGGCCGACCCCGCGTCTCCGATGGCTGTTCAGATGCGGACCCTCACCGAGGCCCAGGAGAAGCAGGCCGAGGTCTTCACCGCGGAGCAGAAGGCACTCATGGGCAAGGTCGACGAGCTCACGGCCGCCATCAGGATCAAGCAGGCCCACGACCATGTGGTGGCATCGACCGCCCTCAAGGGCGTCACCTACGAGGAGAGCACCCACGCCGCCTTGTCCTCTCTGGCCGCGGGTCTGGGCGACGAGTACCACGAGACGGGCACCATCACCGGCCTCAAGACCCGCAGCAAGAAGGGCGACGGCGTCCTGTCGCTGCAGGGCGGGGACACCAGGGTCGTCATCGAGATGACCGACTCGGCACGCCCTCGTTGGACCGACTATCTTCGGGAGGCCGAGGAGAACCGCGGAGCGCTCGCCTCGCTCGGGCTCGCAAAGTCCACCGATCAGTTGGGGGGCCAGACCCTGCTCGTTCTCGGGCCGCGTCGGCTGGTCCTCGCCTACGACCCCGAGTCTGACGACACGCAACTGCTGCGCTGCGCACTCCTGCTGTTGCGTCAGGCAGCCGAAGCGGCGGCGAGTCGCGTCGACTCCGGGGAGATCGCCACAGCCGACGAAGCGTTGGCCGAGGCCCTGACCAAGCTCGAGCAGCTCGATCGGATCCGCAAGAACGCGGGTCTCATTCGTCGGGGGGCGGATGCGATCGAGACCGATGCCACCACGTTGCAGACCGAACTCCTTCGGCTGCTGAGCAAGGCGCGGAGCGTTCTCGCGGGAGTGCCCCTGGACGCCGGCGCCCCCGCAGCCTGA
- a CDS encoding PIN domain-containing protein yields MTVVDASAVLAWLGDELGADVVEAATAAGEPLTCSAVNWSEVVQKAVARGVALDDVAAAVTLLRLSVVDVGREDAERAAHLWLDHPSLSLADRLCLALADRLDADALTADQAWAAHPRARVIR; encoded by the coding sequence GTGACCGTCGTCGACGCGTCGGCCGTGTTGGCCTGGCTGGGGGACGAGCTCGGCGCCGACGTGGTCGAGGCAGCGACCGCTGCGGGGGAGCCCTTGACGTGCTCCGCGGTCAACTGGAGTGAAGTCGTCCAGAAGGCTGTTGCGCGCGGGGTGGCCCTCGACGACGTCGCCGCGGCGGTCACCCTGTTGCGCCTGAGCGTGGTCGACGTGGGCCGAGAGGACGCCGAGCGGGCGGCCCACCTGTGGCTCGACCACCCCTCGCTGAGTTTGGCCGACCGGTTGTGCCTCGCCTTGGCCGATCGGCTGGACGCAGACGCACTGACCGCAGACCAAGCATGGGCGGCCCACCCGCGCGCCCGGGTGATCCGCTGA